One part of the Mytilus trossulus isolate FHL-02 chromosome 11, PNRI_Mtr1.1.1.hap1, whole genome shotgun sequence genome encodes these proteins:
- the LOC134691369 gene encoding ankyrin repeat and protein kinase domain-containing protein 1-like isoform X1 produces the protein MMDNQTNNNKLDLPPAPAVPALRQRENDEDIMAMLEARVDPVQEDLPPAPAVPEVPRYSDQDDIIAVLRAQRDRKQEEKMKQKAMQFAMVGAIEKQDSEKLQQLIQDGVNIDAEIIFTRTPLTHTIELKHENIAIQLIDNGCDLYLPVDEFPYLQPIHLAARENLPNVIKKLIENEVDPNVWDADQMSPLTIASHYGHVEVAELLILSGCNINFRDSCYRTPLHRAVEVGSIEVISLLLKHKADIDASDIKGWTPLHLAVALDYQNIINLLIDNNCSLDFYDTNDKTPLSIACDYLSKSNIDIVRATQFSYDGRTIDFLQGRYLSLLQRPREQRELLQTVVKLINSGANVDGHEFRPISAAAYGDNSDTVYLLINAGAWIPQDWFMFSPDVQLGNKMTQLVDWIKAQYLLQITLLGHCKRTIRKILAKRCNNIDIGIESLPLPPGIKSFLR, from the exons ATGATGGACAATCAGACCAATAACAACAAACTCGATCTTCCACCAGCACCAGCTGTCCCGGCATTACGACAAAGAGAAAACGATGAAGACATCATGGCTATGTTAGAAGCCAGAGTAGATCCTGTACAAGAAG ACTTGCCGCCTGCTCCAGCTGTACCGGAAGTACCACGATACTCAGACCAAGATGACATCATCGCTGTGCTGAGAGCTCAAAGAGATCGGAAACAAGAAG AGAAAATGAAGCAGAAAGCCATGCAGTTTGCCATGGTTGGTGCCATAGAGAAGCAAGACAGTGAAAAACTTCAGCAACTGATACAGGATGGAGTTAATATTGATGCTGAAATAATATTTACCAGAACACCATTAACACATACGATAGAACTTAAACACGAAAACATTGCCATCCAATTAATAGACAATGGTTGCGATCTATATTTACCGGTCGATGAATTTCCGTACCTTCAACCAATTCATCTAGCTGCAAGGGAAAATTTGCCAAACGTTATCAAGAAGCTTATCGAAAACGAGGTTGATCCGAATGTGTGGGATGCCGATCAGATGTCACCGTTGACAATTGCAAGTCACTATGGACATGTAGAAGTAGCTGAATTGCTTATTCTGTCTGGTTGTAATATAAACTTTAGGGACAGTTGTTATAGGACCCCTTTACACCGTGCTGTAGAGGTTGGGTCGATAGAAGTGATTTCGTTGTTATTAAAACACAAAGCTGATATAGATGCAAGCGATATTAAAGGATGGACGCCATTACATTTGGCAGTGGCTTTGGATTATCAAAATATCATCAACCTTCTGATAGACAATAACTGCTCCTTAGATTTTTATGATACCAATGATAAAACTCCATTGTCTATCGCTTGCGATTATCTGAGCAAAAGTAATATCGACATTGTTAGAGCAACACAATTTAGTTATGACGGTCGAACAATAGATTTTCTTCAAGGGAGATATCTTAGTCTTTTGCAACGACCAAGAGAACAAAGAGAATTATTGCAAACCGTCGTGAAACTTATAAACTCCGGTGCTAATGTTGACGGTCATGAATTTCGACCTATCTCTGCTGCTGCCTATGGTGACAATTCCGATACTGTATACCTGTTAATCAATGCCGGTGCCTGGATTCCTCAGGACTGGTTTATGTTCTCTCCTGATGTACAATTAGGTAATAAAATGACACAACTGGTAGACTGGATAAAAGCTCAATATTTGTTACAAATTACTTTACTTGGGCATTGCAAAAGGACGATTAGAAAAATACTGGCAAAACGATGTAACAACATTGATATCGGAATAGAAAGTCTCCCTTTACCCCCTGGAATTAAATCCTTTCTTCGATGA
- the LOC134691369 gene encoding ankyrin-3-like isoform X2, which translates to MMDNQTNNNKLDLPPAPAVPALRQRENDEDIMAMLEARVDPVQEERMRQKAMQFALVGAVEKRDSQKVKQLIEDGVNIDAQIMYTKTPLTHSIELKHGDIAILILENGCDPKLTVNHFPYFQPIHIAAREDLSEVVDKLIELHVDVDACDTDKMTPLILASYYGRTNVVNQLIKNGADINFQDSCDRTPLHRAVESDSIEVIEMLIWNKADMNITDQKGWTPLHLALALNYQEIVNILLENSCNLEISDVNGRTPLCIACDFLSRKNYDIIRATQFSYEARKRDFMQGRYLSLLQLPKEDRETLSMVMALINKGANIDGSQSLPKNDGHQSLPITVAAMADHTGTVQMLINSGAWIPQDWQPVSSVHLGFKMHQLSEWIEFQGAVQLTLSWQCKRTIRKLLATTCEDIDAAINKLSLPPALKMFLR; encoded by the exons ATGATGGACAATCAGACCAATAACAACAAACTCGATCTTCCACCAGCACCAGCTGTCCCGGCATTACGACAAAGAGAAAACGATGAAGACATCATGGCTATGTTAGAAGCCAGAGTAGATCCTGTACAAGAAG AGAGGATGAGACAAAAGGCGATGCAGTTTGCTCTGGTGGGTGCAGTCGAGAAACGAGACAGTCAAAAGGTGAAACAATTGATCGAAGACGGCGTTAATATTGATGCTCAGATAATGTACACGAAAACCCCATTGACACACTCAATCGAATTAAAACACGGGGACATAGCAATACTTATACTTGAAAATGGATGTGATCCGAAACTTACTGTCAATCACTTTCCTTACTTTCAACCAATCCATATCGCAGCTAGAGAAGATTTGTCCGAGGTTGTGGATAAATTGATCGAGTTGCATGTTGATGTGGATGCTTGTGACACGGACAAGATGACACCTTTGATTTTGGCGAGTTATTACGGTCGAACCAATGTAGTTAATCAATTGATAAAAAACGGCGCAGATATTAACTTTCAAGATAGTTGTGACAGAACACCGCTCCATCGAGCAGTCGAGAGTGACTCGATCGAGGTAATAGAAATGTTAATATGGAATAAGGCTGACATGAATATAACCGACCAGAAAGGATGGACACCGTTACATTTAGCACTTGCTTTGAACTATCaagaaattgtaaatattttattggaaaacaGCTGTAATCTTGAAATTTCTGACGTGAATGGTAGAACACCACTCTGTATAGCATGTGACTTTTTAAGCAGGAAAAACTATGACATTATTAGAGCAACACAATTCAGCTATGAAGCAAGGAAAAGGGACTTTATGCAAGGTAGATATTTAAGCCTGTTGCAACTTCCAAAGGAAGATAGAGAAACTCTTTCCATGGTTATGgcactaattaataaaggtgctAACATTGATGGAAGTCAAAGCCTTCCAAAAAACGATGGACACCAGAGCCTCCCTATCACCGTAGCTGCAATGGCAGATCATACAGGCACTGTACAGATGCTAATAAATTCAGGAGCATGGATTCCACAAGACTGGCAACCAGTTTCGTCAGTCCATCTTGGATTTAAAATGCACCAGTTGTCAGAATGGATAGAATTTCAAGGTGCTGTTCAGCTGACGTTAAGTTGGCAATGTAAACGGACAATAAGAAAGTTGTTAGCAACAACATGTGAAGATATAGATGCTGCCATTAATAAACTGTCTCTTCCTCCTGCATTGAAGATGTTTTTACGATGA